From one Trifolium pratense cultivar HEN17-A07 linkage group LG1, ARS_RC_1.1, whole genome shotgun sequence genomic stretch:
- the LOC123893577 gene encoding pollen receptor-like kinase 2 translates to MAHKRASYYCIFIQFILFSIYFMPTFGDTNGQILIRFKSFLSNDNALDNWVDESNLCKWAGLLCKNDNTFFYGLRLENMGLSGKIDVDTLLELPTLVTFSVNNNTFEGPMPEFKKLVKLRGLYLSNNKFSGEILDDSFEGMGNLKSVVLAENEFNGHIPISLAKLPNLLDLDLHGNSFGGNIPEFQNNGFRVFDLSNNQLEGPIPQSLSNEPSLAKKKSSEPSTSFSGNKALCGKPLSNPCNKSPTNSIVNPNSAPSTQGKGKKHKKLLVVLIVVLAMIILASMFALLFIQSRRRRRSLEQSQPILGLQLNSHKTTPSVIETKSIDLAGDFSKGENGELNFVREDKGGFDLNDLLRSSAEVLGSGSFGSTYKAIVLNGPIVVVKRFRHMNNVGKQEFFEHMKKLGSLTHPNLLPLVAFYYKKEEKFLVYDFGENGSLASHLHGRNGIVLNWSTRLKIIKGVARGLAHLYKEFPNQNLPHGHLKSSNVMLNNSFEPFLTEYGLIPITNKNHAQQFMSSYKSPEVTHFDRPNEKTDIWCLGILILELLTGKFPANYLRHGKGENSDLATWVNSVVREEWTGEVFDKDIMGTRNGEGEMLKLLRIGMYCCEWSVERRYDWREALAKIEELKEKDSEDESFSYVSDGDLYSRGVTDDDFSFSVTDISQVDHKFENVAM, encoded by the exons ATGGCTCATAAAAGAGCATCATACTATTGCATATTCATACAGTTTATATTattttccatttattttatgCCAACTTTTGGTGACACAAATGGTCAAATTTTGATAAGGTTCAAAAGCTTTTTGTCTAATGATAATGCTTTAGACAATTGGGTTGATGAGTCTAATTTGTGCAAATGGGCAGGTTTGTTATGCAAAAATgacaacacatttttttatggctTGAGATTAGAAAATATGGGACTAAGTGGGAAAATTGATGTAGACACATTGTTGGAATTGCCAACTTTGGTTACTTTTAGTGTTAATAATAACACATTTGAGGGTCCAATGCCTGAATTCAAAAAGCTTGTGAAATTAAGGGGGTTATATTTGtcaaataataaattttcagGTGAAATTTTAGATGATAGTTTTGAAGGTATGGGAAATCTTAAAAGTGTAGTTTTGGCTGAAAATGAGTTCAATGGTCATATTCCTATTTCACTTGCTAAATTGCCTAATCTTTTGGATTTGGACTTGCATGGGAATAGTTTTGGAGGTAACATACCTGAATTTCAGAATAATGGTTTTAGAGTATTTGATTTGTCTAATAACCAATTGGAGGGTCCAATACCACAAAGCTTAAGCAATGAGCCTtcattagcaaaaaaaaaaagcagtgAGCCTTCAACCTCATTTTCTG GCAACAAAGCCCTATGTGGGAAACCTTTGAGCAATCCATGCAACAAGTCTCCAACCAATTCTATTGTGAATCCTAATTCAGCTCCTTCAACTCAAGGAAAgggaaaaaaacacaaaaaattactTGTAGTGTTGATTGTAGTGTTGGCTATGATTATTTTAGCTTCAATGTTTGCACTTTTGTTCATCCAAAGCCGCCGGCGACGACGAAGTTTAGAACAAAGCCAACCCATATTAGGCCTACAATTGAATTCTCATAAGACTACTCCAAGTGTCATAGAGACAAAATCCATTGATTTGGCTGGTGATTTTAGCAAAGGTGAAAATGGAGAATTGAATTTTGTTAGGGAAGACAAAGGTGGTTTTGATTTGAATGACTTGCTTAGGTCATCAGCTGAAGTGCTTGGAAGTGGAAGTTTTGGATCAACTTATAAGGCTATAGTTTTGAATGGACCAATTGTAGTTGTGAAGAGATTTAGGCACATGAACAATGTTGGGAAACAAGAGTTTTTTGAACACATGAAAAAGCTTGGAAGTTTGACTCATCCTAATCTACTCCCTCTTGTTGCCTTCTACTACAAGAAAGAAGAGAAGTTTTTGGTTtatgattttggtgaaaatggTAGCTTGGCTAGTCATCTACATG GTAGAAATGGCATTGTACTAAATTGGTCAACTCGTCTAAAAATCATAAAAGGAGTAGCAAGAGGCTTAGCACATCTCTACAAAGAGTTCCCAAACCAAAACCTACCACATGGTCATCTAAAATCCTCAAATGTAATGCTAAACAATTCATTTGAGCCATTTTTAACAGAGTATGGACTTATACCTATTACAAACAAAAACCATGCACAACAATTCATGTCATCCTATAAATCACCAGAAGTCACACACTTTGATAGACCAAATGAAAAAACAGACATTTGGTGTCTTGGAATCCTTATTTTAGAATTACTAACCGGAAAATTTCCGGCAAATTATTTGAGACATGGAAAAGGAGAAAATTCGGATTTAGCAACATGGGTTAATTCAGTTGTTAGAGAAGAATGGACAGGTGAAGTGTTTGATAAAGATATAATGGGAACAAGAAATGGTGAAGGTGAGATGTTGAAGCTTTTGAGGATTGGAATGTATTGTTGTGAATGGAGTGTTGAGAGAAGATATGATTGGAGAGAAGCTTTGGCTAAGATTGAAGAACTTAAAGAGAAAGATAGTGAAGATGAATCTTTTTCTTATGTTAGTGATGGTGATTTGTATTCAAGAGGTGTCACTGATGATGATTTCTCTTTTTCTGTTACTGATATTTCACAGGTTGATCATAAGTTTGAGAATGTGGCAATGTAG